A DNA window from Phoenix dactylifera cultivar Barhee BC4 chromosome 13, palm_55x_up_171113_PBpolish2nd_filt_p, whole genome shotgun sequence contains the following coding sequences:
- the LOC103697193 gene encoding uncharacterized protein At5g19025-like: protein MHRPFCPLTAMSSSSSSLSFEPKRNPNPGPNSSNHIPNSSCLLPCKHSSSATLDLLILVLVLFSCAFLIISSVVPLFRALSLLLFPLLRPLADSFHAAPLPYLAALFLLVLLATPAVAAVEPSRCARPWWPFWPRRRCGNPRCRGLLKALEFDLQFQTEEALRSPPAAAAAAALWKEIDGLPWKGGQQGNNPDYECLRAELRRLAPPNGRAVLLFRSRCGCPIAKLEAWGPKRGRRHKKGMATLALEGGKSGGSFFRFSSCQYLLT, encoded by the exons ATGCACCGGCCGTTCTGCCCCCTCACCGCcatgtcctcctcctcctcctccctctccttcgaaCCCAAACGAAACCCTAACCCTGGTCCTAATTCTTCAAACCATATTCCCAATTCGAGCTGCCTGCTGCCGTGCAAGCACTCGTCGTCGGCGACCCTCGACCTTCTTATCCTCGTCCTCGTCCTCTTCTCCTGCGCTTTTCTCATCATTTCTTCCGTCGTTCCCCTCTTCCGcgctctctccctcctcctcttcccactCCTCCGCCCCCTTGCCGACTCCTTCCACGCCGCCCCCCTCCCCTATCTCGCCGCCCTcttcctcctcgtcctcctcgCCACCCCCGCCGTCGCCGCTGTCGAGCCCTCCCGCTGCGCCCGCCCCTGGTGGCCCTTCTGGCCCCGCCGCCGCTGCGGCAACCCCCGCTGCCGCGGCCTCCTGAAGGCCCTCGAGTTCGACCTCCAGTTCCAGACCGAGGAGGCCCTCCGCTCCCCTCCCGCTgctgccgccgccgctgccttGTGGAAGGAGATCGATGGCCTCCCTTGGAAGGGAGGGCAGCAGGGGAACAATCCTGACTACGAATGCCTCCGCGCCGAGCTCCGGCGGTTGGCTCCACCCAACGGCCGCGCCGTGCTGCTCTTCCGCTCCCGATGTGGGTGCCCCATCGCCAAGCTCGAGGCCTGGGGCCCCAAGCGGGGCCGCCGCCACAAAAA GGGCATGGCGACTTTGGCACTTGAGGGTGGAAAAAG CGGAGGCAGCTTTTTTAGGTTCTCATCTTGTCAATACCTGTTGACGTGA